In a genomic window of Amphiprion ocellaris isolate individual 3 ecotype Okinawa chromosome 13, ASM2253959v1, whole genome shotgun sequence:
- the zgc:162144 gene encoding RD3 domain-containing protein has product MMFPWSAVFSLEPKVPGQRTTEELVTNTLMLELGAMVKRTERIRLERATEGRRRRRSSSSTADYSWLANAPTPQPYELTPNDLLELQDLCTKIPPAQCGPVIVRFRALVSQMEPEVHEVPRLFRSVLRDCVDEVSGNDAVQTQDPVFEKQQRSKSLSFVTFRTKFRTGNFLKGSGMRGSRGNLQQQVDWSDEEEDGEGEEEAIKARSRKGRSKSMPEITPLEQSAQG; this is encoded by the exons ATG ATGTTTCCTTGGTCTGCTGTTTTCTCCCTCGAGCCCAAAGTGCCCGGCCAGCGCACCACTGAGGAGCTGGTAACCAACACTCTGATGCTGGAGCTGGGGGCCATGGTGAAGCGCACTGAACGTATTCGCTTGGAGAGGGCGACGGAGGGTCGACGCCGCCGCCgcagctcctcctccacagcTGACTACAGCTGGCTGGCCAACGCCCCGACCCCACAACCCTACGAGCTCACTCCCAATGacctgctggagctgcaggaccTCTGTACCAAGATCCCTCCTGCACAGTGTGGCCCTGTGATTGTCAG GTTCCGGGCGCTGGTGTCGCAGATGGAGCCGGAGGTCCACGAGGTTCCCCGGCTGTTTCGCTCGGTGCTGCGCGACTGCGTGGACGAGGTGAGCGGGAATGACGCTGTTCAGACGCAGGACCCAGTGTTCGAGAAGCAGCAGCGCAGCAAGAGCCTCTCCTTCGTTACTTTCCGCACCAAGTTTCGCACTGGGAATTTCTTAAAGGGCAGCGGCATGAGAGGCTCCAGGGGGAAtctgcagcagcaggtggaTTGGTCCGACGAAGAGGAGGACGGAGAAGGGGAGGAGGAAGCCATCAAGGCCCGGTCGAGGAAGGGAAGGAGCAAGAGCATGCCGGAGATCACCCCTTTGGAGCAGAGTGCTCAGGGGtga
- the si:dkeyp-115e12.6 gene encoding centromere protein F isoform X1: protein MSWAEEDWTVGLSGRVLQKVKELQVHQERLSRESKQKQLQLDNINTSLEKQTVKYEEVRGELHSVQRDLQSVREEAKAAVTGRERLTQELQTKQAQVCSLEGQLDAARTLGNKLTQEIKRLEAELEKLQNSSRPADITVFSTPCWNTTSPWENNGSRQEERSGQRDEGQSRANVRQRLQFSDMPTASLPRQQKSTPHRHPSDQSDIFSTPSAAFPWERDDSRPAARRRLPPSPQTPCPDVTNQGLSEQGSCGKEKDLKTEADISLSEMRRRISALEDELSAKASTLKSIQNEMVQSKKELAAKELNLQKIRDELSLAHTRMAQDSERASGAEQRVKQLQEELKCQRQNAESGRLQHQQRTKELEKQHQRDLAELQKERQCLERQHQQEVNKLNQELQQARTLHNALQAQADKLSLQKQALDKELDTTKEKLKWTEGQLKESQKRETQTQAKLTEAVREAEGVAVSLEQSRKRERALEEEGKRLEEELADALRLIKELQEQKSVSAPPLQPVQFCPVGQSFSPQSSFSHHPRPSSNSKRPASTPAEQRREEEENVDARRAEITASYPSDREPGEGIDSEHITVLISSDSECLQRAGHRRKSNEEDNRSRNELIDCDMSGASKSCSTHSAVSAPINSSVDSDKVIDPERSTLAQSSVLSAEKTRSLKSEQIIHSEDLKRENAMLRSEIQDVRDELQKRLEDLETQRRAEAETRTRLKQLSRKHSSQTVERKEKDKEWKAQLDSEKAETERLRRTIGTLEAEMKRVKEERDKMEREEWEEKKNQAKEDRESEMIELNIQLKKQLAEVKSQLALEREERKREEEERNQITDTDSDVKMALSIKLAELQAEVEELKRRGKEDSQEEERLSAVNSPLTYLTLHDDELNSNIVSCDGKLLPSPEQHLLFCQSTNQRNMLVSQATADIQEKRTVIDAEHSLLSDEVQEVASDPENGKQNYLGGSSPSDLQKEELAASDLAKEVEHLQKEKQKETERANQYQVKLEALQNQVTRQTQQLTMAFEKQSQHISGLLAELQEKESALLSQGEELLRCKQALDVLKKEEEKMMAKDVEEEKQRQQQDEKLVEISESHLKQEEECPITHHTADSLADDDLNLPKDESQPTTRTHIAETATPSSSEEENEARWSGEQHPDSGDFNKTQSNHDSASVKADNQSRQNGGKADLVTELLALQQENQLLRQRLEDLTISDSRSPTLQTDCENREAPDKQSRDRGDAAMSCLMEQKTSNVPNDVITEELQSLQENVKRSEDEGHDLEREDRTTQAEEDLDEVSQAHINHLQQQVEALQMQVRALTEETQQKAEELEVWRLASQPAPTFDQFLQSTDAQREIQEQTTQNQAQTVQEPSLGTQKNQGSITVIREDELFLSCSSNKLQSRTLFSRLQNSNVVEPNPLHPSKKTAALQEYNQDTAKTDQESEKENQEINFLQRSDACPTQHKLKRDTELIQISSDKISQQHIAKDLHKVSGPNLTSGGKPETKTNPSRATNEINTISNCPERGVKLEMKNVSSQTEESLCPCGVTTVCANTQTEEEEENEEELVDSPPVPPVPLSEGTAAEDKMLFSGSFPIPADPARLAERIRRNRTQLSAAFDDTEYEPYGLPEVVMKGFADIPSGPSCPYIVRRGLLGTTVVPAAHKDTGDEEDETD, encoded by the exons ATGAGCTGGGCTGAGGAGGACTGGACGGTGGGCCTGTCTGGACGGGTTCTGCAAAAGGTGAAGGAGCTGCAGGTCCATCAGGAGCGACTGTCCAGAGAAAGCAAGCAGAAACAACTGCAGTTGGACAATATCAACACTAGCCTTGAGAAGCAAACTGTCAAG TATGAGGAGGTGCGTGGGGAGCTGCACTCTGTGCAGAGAGATCTCCAGAGTGTTCGGGAGGAGGCCAAAGCGGCCGTGACCGGCAGGGAGCGTCTGACCCAGGAGCTTCAGACCAAGCAGGCCCAAGTATGTTCTTTGGAGGGCCAGTTAGATGCTGCTCGTACACTCGGCAACAAGCTCACTCAGGAAATCAAAAG GCTGGAGGCTGAGCTGGAGAAGctgcagaacagcagcagacCAGCAGATATAACTGTGTTTTCTACACCCTGTTGGAATACAACCTCGCCCTGGGAAAACAATG ggagcagacaggaagagaggtCGGGGCAGCGAGATGAAGGACAGAGCCGGGCGAATGTCCGA CAGCGGCTCCAGTTCTCGGACATGCCCACAGCTTCATTGCCACGACAACAGAAGAGCACACCACACCGCCACCCATCCGACCAATCGGACATCTTCTCCACTCCCTCGGCTGCATTTCCATGGGAACGGGACGATTCAAGACCAGCAGCCAGGAGACGACTTCCGCCTTCTCCCCAGACGCCATGCCCTGATGTCACAAATCAAGGCTTGTCGGAGCAGGGGAGTTGTGGGAAGGAGAAGGACCTCAAGACAGAGGCAGACA TATCCTTATCAGAAATGCGGCGGCGTATCTCTGCTCTGGAGGACGAGCTGTCTGCGAAGGCCAGCACATTGAAGAGCATTCAAAATGAAATGGTGCAAAGTAAAAAGGAGCTCGCTGCCAAAGAGCTCAACCTTCAGAAAATCCGTGATGAACTCAGCCTCGCACACACACGAATGGCCCAGGACAGTGAACgg GCATCAGGAGCTGAGCAGAGGGTGAAGCAGCTACAAGAGGAGCTCAAGTGTCAGAGACAAAATGCTGAAAGCGGCCGACTGCAGCACCAACAGCGCACTAAGGAGCTGGAGAAACAGCATCAAAGG GATTTGGCAGAGCTTCAGAAAGAGAGGCAGTGTCTGGAGAGGCAGCATCAGCAGGAGGTGAATAAGCTCAATCAGGAGCTCCAGCAGGCTAGGACACTCCACAATGCCCTGCAGGCCCAGGCTGACAAg CTGTCTCTCCAGAAGCAAGCACTGGACAAAGAGCTGGACACTACAAAAGAGAAGCTGAAGTGGACAGAGGGACAGCTGAAGGAGAGCCagaagagagagacacaaacacaagccaAACTGACG GAAGCGGTGCGTGAGGCGGAGGGTGTGGCAGTGAGTCTGGAGCAGAGCCGGAAGAGGGAACGAgctctggaggaggaggggaagagaCTGGAGGAGGAGCTAGCTGACGCCCTGCGTCTCATCAAAGAACTGCAGG agcaaaaatctgtttcagCACCCCCTCTGCAGCCTGTCCAATTTTGCCCTGTTGGACAGAGTTTCTCACCTCAGTCTTCCTTTTCTCATCACCCTCGACCGTCATCCAACTCCAAGAGGCCTGCTTCTACCCCAGCTGAGCagaggagggaagaggaagagaatGTAGATGCGAGAAGGGCAGAAATTACAGCATCTTACCCTTCTGACAGAGAACCAGGAGAAGGAATCGACTCTGAACACATCACTGTCCTTATCTCCTCAGACTCTGAGTGCTTGCAAAGAGCAggacacagaagaaaaagtaatGAAGAGGATAACAGGAGTAGAAATGAGTTAATAGACTGTGATATGTCTGGGGCAAGCAAGAGCTGTTCCACTCACTCTGCTGTCAGTGCGCCAATCAACTCGTCTGTAGATAGTGATAAAGTGATTGATCCTGAACGCTCAACTCTGGCACAAAGTTCAGTGCTTTCTGCTGAAAAAACACGTTCCCTAAAGTCTGAGCAGATCATCCACTCTGAAGACCTAAAGAGAGAGAATGCCATGCTGCGCTCAGAGATCCAGGATGTACGTGACGAACTCCAGAAACGACTTGAAGACCTTGAAACTCAGCGACGGGCCGAGGCAGAAACCAGGACCCGCCTCAAACAGTTGAGCCGCAAACACAGCAGTCAAACTgtggagaggaaggagaaagacaAGGAATGGAAGGCACAGCTGGACAGTGAAAAGGCTGAGACAGAAAGGCTGAGGAGGACCATAGGTACTTTGGAGGCAGAGATGAAGAGAGTAAAGGAGGAAAGAGacaagatggagagagaggagtgggaggagaagaaaaaccaagcaaaagaagacagagagagtgaAATGATAGAGCTAAATATTCAGCTGAAGAAGCAGCTAGCCGAGGTGAAATCCCAGCTGGCTTTAGAacgagaggaaagaaaaagagaggaagaggagaggaaccAAATAACAGATACAGACAGTGATGTGAAGATGGCGCTGAGTATAAAACTGGCAGAACTTCAAGCTGAAGTAGAAGAACTAAAGCGCAGAGGAAAGGAAGACTCACAAGAAGAGGAGAGACTCTCAGCTGTCAACAGCCCGCTGACGTATCTGACTCTCCATGATGATGAGCTCAACTCCAACATTGTTTCCTGCGATGGCAAACTCCTCCCTTCACCAGAGCAGCATCTCCTCTTCTGCCAGTCCACCAACCAACGCAACATGCTTGTGTCTCAGGCAACAGCAGACATCCAGGAAAAGCGAACAGTGATTGATGCTGAGCATTCACTTCTGTCAGATGAAGTTCAAGAAGTGGCCTCTGACCCAGAAAACGGCAAACAGAACTATCTTGGAGGGTCTTCTCCATCAGACCTCCAGAAGGAGGAGCTTGCTGCTTCCGATCTTGCCAAAgaggtggaacatctacagaaGGAAAAGCAAAAGGAGACAGAACGTGCTAACCAGTACCAAGTAAAACTGGAGGCCCTGCAGAACCAG GTTACACGTCAGACCCAGCAGCTAACTATGGCCTTTGAGAAGCAGAGTCAGCATATCTCAGGCCTTTTAGCCGAGTTGCAAGAGAAGGAGAGCGCCCTCCTCAGCCAGGGAGAAGAACTGCTGCGATGTAAGCAAGCGCTTGATGTActgaaaaaggaagaagaaaagatgATGGCCAAAGACGTGGAGgaagagaaacaaagacaacaacaagATGAAAAGTTGGTGGAGATCTCAGAGAGCCATCTGAAACAGGAAGAGGAGTGTCCTATCACCCACCACACTGCAGACTCACTGGCAGATGATGACTTGAATTTACCGAAAGATGAAAGTCAACCAACAACTAGGACACATATCGCTGAAACAGCAACACCTAGTagcagtgaagaagaaaatgaagcacGATGGTCAGGAGAACAACATCCAGACTCTGGAGACTTTAACAAGACACAGAGTAACCATGACTCTGCTTCTGTGAAGGCAGATAATCAGAGCCGTCAAAATGGAGGAAAAGCAGACCTGGTTACAGAACTACTTGCTCTCCAACAGGAGAATCAGCTGCTGAGACAAAGACTAGAGGATTTGACCATTTCAGACTCCAGGAGCCCAACTTTGCAGACCGATTGTGAAAACAGAGAAGCCCCAGACAAGCAAAGCCGAGACAGAGGAGATGCTGCTATGTCCTGCTTGATGGAGCAGAAGACGTCTAATGTACCGAACGACGTCATAACTGAGGAACTGCAGTCACTACAGGAGAATGTGAAGAGgagtgaagatgaaggacaCGATCTAGAAAGAGAAGATAGAACCACACAAGCTGAAGAAGATTTAGACGAAGTGTCTCAGGCCCACATCAACCACCTACAGCAACAG GTGGAGGCGCTGCAGATGCAGGTAAGAGCTCTCACTGAGGAGACCCAGCAGAAGGCTGAGGAGCTTGAAGTTTGGAGACTGGCCTCCCAACCAGCCCCGACATTTGACCAGTTCCTTCAAAGCACAGACGCCCAGCGTGAAATACAAGAACAGACGACCCAGAACCAGGCTCAGACTGTCCAGGAACCCTCGCTGGGTACTCAGAAGAACCAGGGTAGCATCACTGTCATCAGAGAAGATGAGTTATTCCTCAGCTGCTCCTCCAACAAACTGCAATCCCGCACATTATTCTCCAG ACTTCAGAACAGCAATGTTGTGGAACCAAACCCTCTCCATCCCTCTAAAAAGACTGCAGCACTTCAGGAATACAATCAGGACACTGCCAAGACTGaccag gaatctgaaaaagaaaaccaagAGATAAACTTCCTACAACGGTCAGATGCATGTCCAACGCAACACAAACTGAAGAGAGACACTGAACTCATCCAAATTTCATCAGACAAAATCTCTCAACAGCACATAGCCAAAGATCTCCACAAGGTCTCAGGACCAAATCTGACCAGCGGTGGAAAACCTGAGACCAAGACAAATCCTTCTAGAGCAACcaatgaaataaacacaatcaGTAATTGTCCAGAGAGAGGTGTCAAGttggaaatgaaaaatgtcagcagtCAAACAGAGGAGAGCTTGTGTCCTTGTGGTGTAACAACAGtatgtgcaaacacacagactgaggaggaggaagagaatgaAGAAGAGTTGGTGGATTCCCCTCCTGTCCCTCCTGTCCCATTATCTGAAGGTACGGCAGCAGaagacaaaatgttgttttcaggtTCTTTCCCCATCCCGGCTGACCCGGCCCGACTGGCTGAAAGAATCCGCCGTAACAGGACACAGTTGTCAGCTGCCTTTGATGACACGGAGTATGAACCTTATGGCCTGCCAGAAGTCGTCATGAAAG GTTTTGCTGACATCCCCAGTGGGCCGTCATGTCCCTACATTGTGAGACGAGGTTTGTTAGGCACAACTGTTGTACCTGCCGCTCACAAAGACACtggagatgaggaggatgagacggattaa
- the si:dkeyp-115e12.6 gene encoding centromere protein F isoform X2 — protein sequence MSWAEEDWTVGLSGRVLQKVKELQVHQERLSRESKQKQLQLDNINTSLEKQTVKYEEVRGELHSVQRDLQSVREEAKAAVTGRERLTQELQTKQAQVCSLEGQLDAARTLGNKLTQEIKRLEAELEKLQNSSRPADITVFSTPCWNTTSPWENNGSRQEERSGQRDEGQSRANVRRLQFSDMPTASLPRQQKSTPHRHPSDQSDIFSTPSAAFPWERDDSRPAARRRLPPSPQTPCPDVTNQGLSEQGSCGKEKDLKTEADISLSEMRRRISALEDELSAKASTLKSIQNEMVQSKKELAAKELNLQKIRDELSLAHTRMAQDSERASGAEQRVKQLQEELKCQRQNAESGRLQHQQRTKELEKQHQRDLAELQKERQCLERQHQQEVNKLNQELQQARTLHNALQAQADKLSLQKQALDKELDTTKEKLKWTEGQLKESQKRETQTQAKLTEAVREAEGVAVSLEQSRKRERALEEEGKRLEEELADALRLIKELQEQKSVSAPPLQPVQFCPVGQSFSPQSSFSHHPRPSSNSKRPASTPAEQRREEEENVDARRAEITASYPSDREPGEGIDSEHITVLISSDSECLQRAGHRRKSNEEDNRSRNELIDCDMSGASKSCSTHSAVSAPINSSVDSDKVIDPERSTLAQSSVLSAEKTRSLKSEQIIHSEDLKRENAMLRSEIQDVRDELQKRLEDLETQRRAEAETRTRLKQLSRKHSSQTVERKEKDKEWKAQLDSEKAETERLRRTIGTLEAEMKRVKEERDKMEREEWEEKKNQAKEDRESEMIELNIQLKKQLAEVKSQLALEREERKREEEERNQITDTDSDVKMALSIKLAELQAEVEELKRRGKEDSQEEERLSAVNSPLTYLTLHDDELNSNIVSCDGKLLPSPEQHLLFCQSTNQRNMLVSQATADIQEKRTVIDAEHSLLSDEVQEVASDPENGKQNYLGGSSPSDLQKEELAASDLAKEVEHLQKEKQKETERANQYQVKLEALQNQVTRQTQQLTMAFEKQSQHISGLLAELQEKESALLSQGEELLRCKQALDVLKKEEEKMMAKDVEEEKQRQQQDEKLVEISESHLKQEEECPITHHTADSLADDDLNLPKDESQPTTRTHIAETATPSSSEEENEARWSGEQHPDSGDFNKTQSNHDSASVKADNQSRQNGGKADLVTELLALQQENQLLRQRLEDLTISDSRSPTLQTDCENREAPDKQSRDRGDAAMSCLMEQKTSNVPNDVITEELQSLQENVKRSEDEGHDLEREDRTTQAEEDLDEVSQAHINHLQQQVEALQMQVRALTEETQQKAEELEVWRLASQPAPTFDQFLQSTDAQREIQEQTTQNQAQTVQEPSLGTQKNQGSITVIREDELFLSCSSNKLQSRTLFSRLQNSNVVEPNPLHPSKKTAALQEYNQDTAKTDQESEKENQEINFLQRSDACPTQHKLKRDTELIQISSDKISQQHIAKDLHKVSGPNLTSGGKPETKTNPSRATNEINTISNCPERGVKLEMKNVSSQTEESLCPCGVTTVCANTQTEEEEENEEELVDSPPVPPVPLSEGTAAEDKMLFSGSFPIPADPARLAERIRRNRTQLSAAFDDTEYEPYGLPEVVMKGFADIPSGPSCPYIVRRGLLGTTVVPAAHKDTGDEEDETD from the exons ATGAGCTGGGCTGAGGAGGACTGGACGGTGGGCCTGTCTGGACGGGTTCTGCAAAAGGTGAAGGAGCTGCAGGTCCATCAGGAGCGACTGTCCAGAGAAAGCAAGCAGAAACAACTGCAGTTGGACAATATCAACACTAGCCTTGAGAAGCAAACTGTCAAG TATGAGGAGGTGCGTGGGGAGCTGCACTCTGTGCAGAGAGATCTCCAGAGTGTTCGGGAGGAGGCCAAAGCGGCCGTGACCGGCAGGGAGCGTCTGACCCAGGAGCTTCAGACCAAGCAGGCCCAAGTATGTTCTTTGGAGGGCCAGTTAGATGCTGCTCGTACACTCGGCAACAAGCTCACTCAGGAAATCAAAAG GCTGGAGGCTGAGCTGGAGAAGctgcagaacagcagcagacCAGCAGATATAACTGTGTTTTCTACACCCTGTTGGAATACAACCTCGCCCTGGGAAAACAATG ggagcagacaggaagagaggtCGGGGCAGCGAGATGAAGGACAGAGCCGGGCGAATGTCCGA CGGCTCCAGTTCTCGGACATGCCCACAGCTTCATTGCCACGACAACAGAAGAGCACACCACACCGCCACCCATCCGACCAATCGGACATCTTCTCCACTCCCTCGGCTGCATTTCCATGGGAACGGGACGATTCAAGACCAGCAGCCAGGAGACGACTTCCGCCTTCTCCCCAGACGCCATGCCCTGATGTCACAAATCAAGGCTTGTCGGAGCAGGGGAGTTGTGGGAAGGAGAAGGACCTCAAGACAGAGGCAGACA TATCCTTATCAGAAATGCGGCGGCGTATCTCTGCTCTGGAGGACGAGCTGTCTGCGAAGGCCAGCACATTGAAGAGCATTCAAAATGAAATGGTGCAAAGTAAAAAGGAGCTCGCTGCCAAAGAGCTCAACCTTCAGAAAATCCGTGATGAACTCAGCCTCGCACACACACGAATGGCCCAGGACAGTGAACgg GCATCAGGAGCTGAGCAGAGGGTGAAGCAGCTACAAGAGGAGCTCAAGTGTCAGAGACAAAATGCTGAAAGCGGCCGACTGCAGCACCAACAGCGCACTAAGGAGCTGGAGAAACAGCATCAAAGG GATTTGGCAGAGCTTCAGAAAGAGAGGCAGTGTCTGGAGAGGCAGCATCAGCAGGAGGTGAATAAGCTCAATCAGGAGCTCCAGCAGGCTAGGACACTCCACAATGCCCTGCAGGCCCAGGCTGACAAg CTGTCTCTCCAGAAGCAAGCACTGGACAAAGAGCTGGACACTACAAAAGAGAAGCTGAAGTGGACAGAGGGACAGCTGAAGGAGAGCCagaagagagagacacaaacacaagccaAACTGACG GAAGCGGTGCGTGAGGCGGAGGGTGTGGCAGTGAGTCTGGAGCAGAGCCGGAAGAGGGAACGAgctctggaggaggaggggaagagaCTGGAGGAGGAGCTAGCTGACGCCCTGCGTCTCATCAAAGAACTGCAGG agcaaaaatctgtttcagCACCCCCTCTGCAGCCTGTCCAATTTTGCCCTGTTGGACAGAGTTTCTCACCTCAGTCTTCCTTTTCTCATCACCCTCGACCGTCATCCAACTCCAAGAGGCCTGCTTCTACCCCAGCTGAGCagaggagggaagaggaagagaatGTAGATGCGAGAAGGGCAGAAATTACAGCATCTTACCCTTCTGACAGAGAACCAGGAGAAGGAATCGACTCTGAACACATCACTGTCCTTATCTCCTCAGACTCTGAGTGCTTGCAAAGAGCAggacacagaagaaaaagtaatGAAGAGGATAACAGGAGTAGAAATGAGTTAATAGACTGTGATATGTCTGGGGCAAGCAAGAGCTGTTCCACTCACTCTGCTGTCAGTGCGCCAATCAACTCGTCTGTAGATAGTGATAAAGTGATTGATCCTGAACGCTCAACTCTGGCACAAAGTTCAGTGCTTTCTGCTGAAAAAACACGTTCCCTAAAGTCTGAGCAGATCATCCACTCTGAAGACCTAAAGAGAGAGAATGCCATGCTGCGCTCAGAGATCCAGGATGTACGTGACGAACTCCAGAAACGACTTGAAGACCTTGAAACTCAGCGACGGGCCGAGGCAGAAACCAGGACCCGCCTCAAACAGTTGAGCCGCAAACACAGCAGTCAAACTgtggagaggaaggagaaagacaAGGAATGGAAGGCACAGCTGGACAGTGAAAAGGCTGAGACAGAAAGGCTGAGGAGGACCATAGGTACTTTGGAGGCAGAGATGAAGAGAGTAAAGGAGGAAAGAGacaagatggagagagaggagtgggaggagaagaaaaaccaagcaaaagaagacagagagagtgaAATGATAGAGCTAAATATTCAGCTGAAGAAGCAGCTAGCCGAGGTGAAATCCCAGCTGGCTTTAGAacgagaggaaagaaaaagagaggaagaggagaggaaccAAATAACAGATACAGACAGTGATGTGAAGATGGCGCTGAGTATAAAACTGGCAGAACTTCAAGCTGAAGTAGAAGAACTAAAGCGCAGAGGAAAGGAAGACTCACAAGAAGAGGAGAGACTCTCAGCTGTCAACAGCCCGCTGACGTATCTGACTCTCCATGATGATGAGCTCAACTCCAACATTGTTTCCTGCGATGGCAAACTCCTCCCTTCACCAGAGCAGCATCTCCTCTTCTGCCAGTCCACCAACCAACGCAACATGCTTGTGTCTCAGGCAACAGCAGACATCCAGGAAAAGCGAACAGTGATTGATGCTGAGCATTCACTTCTGTCAGATGAAGTTCAAGAAGTGGCCTCTGACCCAGAAAACGGCAAACAGAACTATCTTGGAGGGTCTTCTCCATCAGACCTCCAGAAGGAGGAGCTTGCTGCTTCCGATCTTGCCAAAgaggtggaacatctacagaaGGAAAAGCAAAAGGAGACAGAACGTGCTAACCAGTACCAAGTAAAACTGGAGGCCCTGCAGAACCAG GTTACACGTCAGACCCAGCAGCTAACTATGGCCTTTGAGAAGCAGAGTCAGCATATCTCAGGCCTTTTAGCCGAGTTGCAAGAGAAGGAGAGCGCCCTCCTCAGCCAGGGAGAAGAACTGCTGCGATGTAAGCAAGCGCTTGATGTActgaaaaaggaagaagaaaagatgATGGCCAAAGACGTGGAGgaagagaaacaaagacaacaacaagATGAAAAGTTGGTGGAGATCTCAGAGAGCCATCTGAAACAGGAAGAGGAGTGTCCTATCACCCACCACACTGCAGACTCACTGGCAGATGATGACTTGAATTTACCGAAAGATGAAAGTCAACCAACAACTAGGACACATATCGCTGAAACAGCAACACCTAGTagcagtgaagaagaaaatgaagcacGATGGTCAGGAGAACAACATCCAGACTCTGGAGACTTTAACAAGACACAGAGTAACCATGACTCTGCTTCTGTGAAGGCAGATAATCAGAGCCGTCAAAATGGAGGAAAAGCAGACCTGGTTACAGAACTACTTGCTCTCCAACAGGAGAATCAGCTGCTGAGACAAAGACTAGAGGATTTGACCATTTCAGACTCCAGGAGCCCAACTTTGCAGACCGATTGTGAAAACAGAGAAGCCCCAGACAAGCAAAGCCGAGACAGAGGAGATGCTGCTATGTCCTGCTTGATGGAGCAGAAGACGTCTAATGTACCGAACGACGTCATAACTGAGGAACTGCAGTCACTACAGGAGAATGTGAAGAGgagtgaagatgaaggacaCGATCTAGAAAGAGAAGATAGAACCACACAAGCTGAAGAAGATTTAGACGAAGTGTCTCAGGCCCACATCAACCACCTACAGCAACAG GTGGAGGCGCTGCAGATGCAGGTAAGAGCTCTCACTGAGGAGACCCAGCAGAAGGCTGAGGAGCTTGAAGTTTGGAGACTGGCCTCCCAACCAGCCCCGACATTTGACCAGTTCCTTCAAAGCACAGACGCCCAGCGTGAAATACAAGAACAGACGACCCAGAACCAGGCTCAGACTGTCCAGGAACCCTCGCTGGGTACTCAGAAGAACCAGGGTAGCATCACTGTCATCAGAGAAGATGAGTTATTCCTCAGCTGCTCCTCCAACAAACTGCAATCCCGCACATTATTCTCCAG ACTTCAGAACAGCAATGTTGTGGAACCAAACCCTCTCCATCCCTCTAAAAAGACTGCAGCACTTCAGGAATACAATCAGGACACTGCCAAGACTGaccag gaatctgaaaaagaaaaccaagAGATAAACTTCCTACAACGGTCAGATGCATGTCCAACGCAACACAAACTGAAGAGAGACACTGAACTCATCCAAATTTCATCAGACAAAATCTCTCAACAGCACATAGCCAAAGATCTCCACAAGGTCTCAGGACCAAATCTGACCAGCGGTGGAAAACCTGAGACCAAGACAAATCCTTCTAGAGCAACcaatgaaataaacacaatcaGTAATTGTCCAGAGAGAGGTGTCAAGttggaaatgaaaaatgtcagcagtCAAACAGAGGAGAGCTTGTGTCCTTGTGGTGTAACAACAGtatgtgcaaacacacagactgaggaggaggaagagaatgaAGAAGAGTTGGTGGATTCCCCTCCTGTCCCTCCTGTCCCATTATCTGAAGGTACGGCAGCAGaagacaaaatgttgttttcaggtTCTTTCCCCATCCCGGCTGACCCGGCCCGACTGGCTGAAAGAATCCGCCGTAACAGGACACAGTTGTCAGCTGCCTTTGATGACACGGAGTATGAACCTTATGGCCTGCCAGAAGTCGTCATGAAAG GTTTTGCTGACATCCCCAGTGGGCCGTCATGTCCCTACATTGTGAGACGAGGTTTGTTAGGCACAACTGTTGTACCTGCCGCTCACAAAGACACtggagatgaggaggatgagacggattaa